Proteins encoded in a region of the Anopheles aquasalis chromosome 2, idAnoAquaMG_Q_19, whole genome shotgun sequence genome:
- the LOC126568977 gene encoding insulin-like growth factor-binding protein complex acid labile subunit: MRAGVSICIVALIYSLPTTLAQTRLFKCDGTHRSSVAIFRNVTIEDTLDYRFSCDNSYYYTINTMIFVNSSIQELPKKLFDNFNSLQNVSMAACGIQQIMRYSLERASSLRVLDLSRNKMNEVKNMAFVGASSLVWLNLTRNNISVIEVSAFQSLSAVQVLSLSRNQLQSLDSNLFINLPALRGIYLDNNKLQVLDADLFLKNTRLEVITVDNNQLSVVHDRAFAIGPTNVTVTLINLKNNNITSLNLQHVAAKKIILSYNRLQQLYISSKVESIIADNNNIQAIQSDNPNDMQLDQLNLRNNSITTLDMVGKLTSLSGLDLGYNRLGAVSISSFGMLKRLKVLSLERTAISNLQHGTFAQQENLEWLDLSYNNLDTLDMDILTSSTNLKTLFIDGNRLKFIKHDEMKKNFPQLASIGIIDNNWNCSYLTKLVRYCNEHSIELDKEHQAEIVQNQTNVKGIYCFDDKNPIRNWNTTVLHLYNESNRSAEDGGALEGLLKGVIEDVRRFNEDHSESSNRTAKLEGSVFDLTQQQIGMQRDLINVRESIADIRLSLLSNRTNNASAVSTSEIRQMIESINNLTLEKQELSAKKLQLDIYQQSLKVENALETAKSNSDKLVLLGKQIDEWITRITGTSGGTLYGQLSVERHAQQAPERDTGHSNALLVSVLVIVCLMMGVLIYVVYKGNRRSYNVERRQYNRDSSLTTIVDNEI, from the exons ATGCGTGCGGGTGTTTCTATTTGTATCGTTGCTCT AATTTATTCCTTACCGACGACGCTGGCACAGACAAGATTGTTCAAATGTGATGGAACACATCGCTCAAGTGTCGCCATCTTCCGCAACGTAACCATCGAGGACACGCTAGACTACCGGTTTTCATGTGACAATTCGTATTACTACACGATTAATACGATGATCTTCGTAAACTCATCCATTCAAGAACTACCCAAAAAACTTTTCGACAACTTTAACTCGTTACAAAACGTTTCGATGGCTGCTTGTGGCATCCAACAAATTATGCGGTACAGCTTGGAGCGTGCGAGCTCGCTGAGAGTGCTTGATTTATCAAGGAACAAAatgaatgaagtgaaaaataTGGCTTTCGTAGGAGCATCGTCATTAGTATGGTTAAATTTAACGCGAAACAATATCAGCGTCATCGAAGTCAGCGCCTTTCAATCGTTGAGCGCGGTCCAGGTGCTGTCACTTTCACGCAATCAGCTGCAGTCGTTGGATAGCAATCTTTTTATCAATTTACCAGCCTTGAGGGGTATCTACCTCGACAATAATAAGCTACAAGTGCTGGATGCTGATCTGTTCTTGAAAAACACCAGACTCGAAGTGATCACCGTGGATAACAATCAGCTCAGCGTGGTCCACGATCGTGCTTTTGCAATCGGCCCAACTAATGTGACAGTGACTTTGATTAATTTAAAGAACAATAACATCACCAGCCTTAACTTGCAACACGTTGCGGCGAAGAAGATCATCTTGAGCTACAATAGACTGCAGCAGCTGTACATCTCCTCGAAAGTAGAGTCAATCATAGCGGACAATAACAACATCCAAGCGATTCAGAGCGACAACCCGAACGATATGCAGCTGGACCAACTGAACCTGCGCAACAACTCGATAACGACGCTGGATATGGTGGGAAAGCTTACCAGCCTTAGCGGGCTCGATCTTGGATACAACCGACTCGGAGCGGTCAGTATCAGCAGCTTCGGCATGCTGAAACGACTGAAGGTGTTGAGTTTGGAGCGGACGGCGATTTCCAACCTACAGCACGGCACTTTCGCTCAGCAGGAAAACCTCGAGTGGCTAGACCTGTCCTACAACAATCTCGACACACTGGATATGGATATTCTGACATCGTCCACCAACCTCAAGACACTCTTCATCGATGGTAATCGCTTGAAGTTTATCAAACACGATGAGATGAAGAAAAACTTTCCGCAACTAGCGTCCATCGGTATCATCGACAACAACTGGAACTGCAGCTACCTGACCAAGCTGGTTCGCTACTGCAACGAACATTCGATCGAGCTCGATAAAGAACATCAGGCCGAGATCGtgcaaaaccaaacgaacgtaAAGGGCATCTACTGTTTCGACGACAAGAATCCGATCCGCAACTGGAACACCACCGTTCTGCATCTGTACAACGAGTCCAATAGGTCCGCGGAAGATGGTGGTGCGCTTGAAGGGCTGCTCAAGGGTGTGATCGAGGATGTGCGGCGATTCAATGAGGATCACTCGGAGTCGAGCAACCGAACCGCGAAACTCGAGGGTAGCGTCTTCGATTTAACCCAGCAGCAGATTGGCATGCAGCGGGATCTGATCAATGTGCGCGAATCCATCGCCGACATTCGGCTGTCGCTGCTGTCGAATCGCACAAACAACGCATCGGCAGTCAGCACGAGTGAGATCCGCCAGATGATTGAAAGCATCAACAACCTAACGCTTGAAAAGCAGGAACTCAGCGCCAAGAAGCTACAGCTGGACATTTACCAACAGTCgctgaaagtggaaaatgctCTCGAAACGGCAAAGAGCAACAGCGATAAGTTGGTACTGCTTGGCAAGCagatcgacgaatggataacTCGCATAACAGGCACAAGTGGGGGTACGCTCTATGGTCAGCTGTCAGTAGAGCGACATGCACAGCAAGCGCCTGAACGCGATACTGGTCACAGCAATGCTCTGCTCGTGTCGGTGTTGGTCATAGTCTGCCTTATGATGGGTGTGCTGATCTACGTTGTGTACAAGGGGAACCGTCGATCCTACAATGTTGAACGACGGCAGTACAACCGAGACAGTAGCCTAACAACGATTGTTGATAATGAAATATAA